In Xiphophorus maculatus strain JP 163 A chromosome 17, X_maculatus-5.0-male, whole genome shotgun sequence, the genomic stretch CGTTTCTTTGGTGACTAACATTACCGGAAATCCCGCATAAAGAAGCTTCCGCtttggattttcaaaataaaagccaaaagtCAAAACTGCTTTAGGAAATATCGTAAAATTCaagttgcttttttaaatttgactataaattttctaattaaaagatgtttgaatttaattgtaatatttttttttattttttataggtTATAGGTTATTGATAATCTCAGCCTCTGGagcaattgttttgtttatactCTGGGAAAGATTATGGTGCCCTAAACCAGCGATTTTCCCCAGAAGAAAAGTACGGTAATGTTTAAAATTAGTGGACCATAAGGCATGCTGGATAATGACTCCActaaagcaacatttaatttgtggTAAATGCGTTTCTCATATAATTCtatgattaaaaactaaaacatagtCTTACCCTAATAACATAACCTCCAGTTCCAGAGGCAACATAGTCATAATAATACAActgtatacatttttaagtaGCTTTAACTTTGTCAAGCCAGGGAGATAAGAGCCACaatttgctaaaataatttttataatgcTGTTTAATGACACAAAGACTTTTGCTTTGTCTACATAAAAACTGGTATCGTGTTAAAGAAGAAAGAGGTTTCCAGGCAAATAACGGGATATTCTGAATGTCCTTTGTTTGTTTAGAACTATAAACTTCACATTATTgcaaatgaataattaaatccTCAATATGTCACAGTAAGGAAAATATTTAACCAAACACAAGTGAGTTACCATCCCAGCATGTCTTGACGAGttgtatttgtttgattttgtgcCCATTTTAAAACTCCAAGCGTCACTGAAATTCATGTAGATTAAAGAGGGTGAATACACTGAATGCTGTTTATAACATTTGTTTGCATGTTCAATTTCAAAACATCTCAGAAGATGTTCACATCTTAGCAAGAAGACAATTTCTGTGAGTGCAAGgctttaaactattttaatcaTAAACAGCAcatctgaaattaaataaacagcatttaaaaaaaataccaagcCTGATATTCTTAGAATAAAGGTAGAATCCCTTTCAGCCCCGTAAAAAAGCACCTACGAAgattaaaagtaattaaatgatCTGAACATCCAGAACACACCAGCCTGATACTAAGTTTGTGCAGTAGAGTTATAATAATCTTAAATAGGCTGGTGTATTGCTATGATTaggttattaatatttaaattcttcaTTGTCCCTTATTCTGATCAATTGCCatcaaatttatgttaaaatatgagACTTTATTAATAAACTACAGACAAGATCCCAAAACTTTGCTGAATTATAAGAAACAGAGGGAAACTGTAACATGTACATAAAGTGAAACCTAATTTATGGAAGAGATAAAGAGATTAAATCACAAACACTGCTTTGGTGCACTTCTTTATGGAGAAGAGCTAATATCGCACTCAAATGTCACCAGTtttcatcaaatatttaatgaaacaagCAATCTGTTCCAACAGACACATTAAAGACACGAATCctaatttgtgtgtttatttccgGCAAATAAATCCCTTTTAATTACTCATCAAATCGCacaattacaattatttttctgttattttattttcacatgcCTCTGCTAACGGAGGCATCCTAAATATACTCCATACAAacttattttagttgttttgtagaatgaaatgtagaaaaaactcCCCACCAGCTGTAGTAAATCATCGCGTATCTAAGAGGTTTGAAGGTtcctgggaaaaaaataaaacacaaatatgacCCTAGTCTAGAGATAAATCACTTCTCTTTCTGTTACAGTaacatttatgacaaaaaatatatagttgGAAAAGATTTAAGGCCTAAAACGTAACgaagaaaacacaaatggagACGCTTTTAAGGCGGCTGCAGACTAGCCGACTGAGTTGTCTCTTCACGGTTCTCATGGATGTTATAAGTTCCGCCTCGCACTCGAGGATCCATCATTTTCTGAGAATCATGGCAGAAGTAGCTCCAGCACCCGCACCGGCTAAAGCTCCGGCTAAAGCTCCGGCTAAAGCCCCGAAGAAGAAGTCCGGTACCAAGGCTAAAAAAGATGGACCCAGTCTCGCTAAACTCATCGTGGCCGCCGTGGCCGAGTCCAAAGAGCGCAAGGGGATGTCTGTGGCGGCGCTCAAGAAGATCCTGGCCGGGAAAGGCGTCGATGTGGCCAAGGCCAACAAGCGCATCAACACCGCCGTTACCAAGCTTGTGACGAAGGGAACTCTTAGCCAAACTAAGGGGACCGGAGCATCCGGGTCCTTCAAGCTCGCTAAGAAGGAGCCCACAGCCGCCAAACCGGCCAAGAAGGTGGTGAAGAAGAAGGCTCCCGCCAAGGCAAAGAAACCAGCTCCCAAGAAGGCCACAACACCCAAGAAACCCGCCGCTAAGAAAGCAGCAGCCAAGAAATCTCCGAAGAAGGCAGCAGCCAAGAAATCTCCGAAAAAGGCAGCGGCCAAGAAATCTCCGAAAAAGGTGGTAAAGAAGAGCCCTAAAAAGCCCGCCGCTAAGAAGCCAAAGGCTGCTAAGAAGCCTGCAGCCAAGAAAACGGGAGCCAAAAAACCCGCAGCGAAGAAGGCCAAGAAGTAAACAACTTTTCTCCTCCAACCACTGCTTAAGGCACCAAAGGCTCTTTTCAGAGCCACCACTTATACAAATTAAGACATGACTCCCAACAAGCATCGAAACAATCAC encodes the following:
- the LOC102231113 gene encoding histone H1-like: METLLRRLQTSRLSCLFTVLMDVISSASHSRIHHFLRIMAEVAPAPAPAKAPAKAPAKAPKKKSGTKAKKDGPSLAKLIVAAVAESKERKGMSVAALKKILAGKGVDVAKANKRINTAVTKLVTKGTLSQTKGTGASGSFKLAKKEPTAAKPAKKVVKKKAPAKAKKPAPKKATTPKKPAAKKAAAKKSPKKAAAKKSPKKAAAKKSPKKVVKKSPKKPAAKKPKAAKKPAAKKTGAKKPAAKKAKK